The sequence GAAGATCATTGGGATGAGGTCGCACAAAAAATTTTACCTAAATCCATCAAAATTTTTGTGCAACATGAACGGGATGGTGACCTACTCAAAGCGCAAGGTTTTACTAATATAACCAGTTTATCGTTGGAAAAATCGGTGGAGTTTGAAGGTATTATTTTAAATAAAACCGGTGGTTCTCACGGTACAACAGAAATGTACGCTGTGCCACAATTGGCTGAGATTTTAGATGAGGCGATGGGAGTAACATTCCAAGCGAAAGGTCATCCAACGGTGTACTTGGTTGGTGACACAGTTTGGACTGCCGAAGTAAACAAAGCCATTAATCGTTATAAACCTGATGTAATGATTATGAACACAGGTGATGCGCGTACCTTAGCTTTTCCGAATGACGGTATTATTATGGGGTTACAAGATGTTGCTCATGCTCGCCAAATGCTACCGAATACAAAACTTATCACGGTGCACATGGATGCGGTAAACCATATGTCTGTGTACCGTAAGGATTTACGCCAATTTGTCCAAGCAAACAAGCTTGAAAATATAGCAATTCCAGAAGATGGTGAAACAGTGAAGTTTTAAAAACAAGCGGTCAAGTTTTGATGGAGATTTGCAAAACACCTAAAAATTTGACCGCACTTTGTTATAAAAAAGCCGTCTGAAATTTCAGATGGCTTTTATTTCGAAATTAATTATTATGTTAATTTTTATTACAAATCAAACGATTGAATAACATTCACATGTAAGCGTACATCGACATTGCCACGAGTAGCGTTAGAGTAAGGGCAAACTTCATGAGCACGAGTAATCAATTTGCGCGCCTCATCTTCAGTCAAACCTGCTACGGTAATCGTGATATCTAAATCTAAGCCAAATGCACCATCGGCTTTTTGACCGATACCTACACCGACAGTAGTGGAAGATTTCGTCGGTTTCAAGCCGAGTGTCGGTGCTACATGGTTCATCGCGCTATCAAAGCAGGCGCGTAACCCATAGCGAAAAGCTGCTCGGGGTTTGTACCGTGCTTACCGCTTTCGTTTTGGAATGAAACCAAATTAAAGCCAATTGAACCGTCGTCTACTTGGGTACGACCATCACGTCCGCCGGTTGCTGTTGCTGATGTTTTGTAGAAAATTTTCATAATGTTTTCCTCATTTAATGTTAGTTAATATGTTTTGGCGTACCGCCGTTGAAAGTGAGTTCATTATATTGAACGGCAATATGAAGTGTTATATGATTTATCCAAATTACTTGCCTATTTCTACAAAATTATGTTTTCAACTGAAACGATAGAACGCTTATTAAAAGTTATTCCACATAACGAACTCTATTCATCACCGATTAAAGGCTTATTTCTTCGCCATTCAGATCAACCATTTTGTTACGAAGGTATTATTCAAGAGCCGAGCATTTGCATCGTGTTAAGCGGAGAACGTGAAGTGCAGCTAGGCGAACAATGCTACCGATTTGATAATCAACATTCGGGCCGAGCGGCTGTGGCAAGACGACGGTTTTGCGTTTGATTGCGGGCTTGGAAACGCCGAAATCGGGCACGATACGCAATACTTTCCGCAAAACGGGTTTTCTGTTTCAGGAAAACCGCCTGCCGGAAAACTTGACCGCGATGCAGAATATCGCTATTTTTATGGACAAACCCGATGAAGGCGAAATCATCGCGCTGGCGGCGAAAGTCGGGCTGACTGCGGGCGATTTGAACAAATATCCGACCGAATTGTCCGGCGGCATGGCGAAACGGGTAGCATTTTTGCGCCTGCTGCTGTGCGGCTGCGACCTTGCCTTGCTGGACGAGCCGTTCGTCGGTTTGGACCGCGATTTGCGCGATATTTTGGTCGCCATGCTGGTGGAAAAAATCGAGCGGCAGGGCATGGCGTGTATGCTGGTAACGCACGACCGCTTCGAAGCCGCATGCCTGAGCCATGAAATAATGCTGCTTTCCACTAAGGGCATGAACGTGCAAAACGTGATTACCCTGCCTACGCCGCTGTCCGAACGCGATTCGGCTTTTGAAGAAGCCGTGGTGGCAAGAGAGTTTCAGGGGATTCATTATTATGAGTGATAGGAATTTAAATTTCTGACAAACCTTGCGGTTCGTTGCCCTCTCCCTAGCCCTCTCCCACGGGGAAAGGGGATCAGGTTTCTCAAAATCAGAGAACCGTAGAATTGGGAATCAGATGTCAGGTAAACCTGAAAATGTTCAGGCTCGACAGCCCAATTCCCTCTCCCCGTGGGAGAGGGCTAGGGAGAGGGTAAGCAAGCCGCAGGTTTGCCTCTTTAGCGAAAGATACGAATCTGTTATCCGAACGCGATTCGGTTTTTGAAAAAGCCGTGGTGCCAAGGGGGCAGGGGATTCATTATGAGGTGCTTTATGTTTTCGACTGTGATTACTGCTGCTGTTTTATATATTGCTACAGCAGTAGATTTGTTGGTAATACTATTAATATTTTTTGCTAGAGCAAATACTAGAAAAGAATATCGAGATATTTATATCGGACAATATTTAGGTTCTGTAATTTTAATATTAGTTAGTTTATTTCTAGCTTTTGTTTTGAATTATGTTCCGGAAAAATGGGTGTTGGGTTTATTAGGTTTAATACCGATTTACTTAGGTATTAAAGTTGCTATTTACGACGATTGTGAGGGCGAAAAAAGAGCTAAAAAAGAATTGGATGAAAAAGGGTTGTCAAAATTAGTCGGTATTGTTGCTTTGGTTACAGTTGCTAGTTGTGGTGCAGATAATATTGGACTTTTTGTTCCTTACTTTGTGACTTTAGATCTTGTCGACTTATTAGTTACTCTTCTTGTATTTTTAATATTGATTTTTGTTTTAGTATATACAGCACAAAGATTGGCTAATATTTCAGGTGTTGGTGAAATTGTAGAGAAGTTTAGTCGTTGGATAATGGCTGTTATTTATATTGGTTTAGGGTTATTTATTATTATTGAAAATAATACAATTCAAACAATAATATCAATAATATGAATGATACGGGCATTTGAGTATCTGACAAACCTTCGGCTTGCTTCTTCAATACAAGATACAACCCTGTCCGCCCAATAAATCCATATCTGAAAGCATCTTCATGCAGAATTAAGCCAAACCATGAATAAGTTTTTCACCCACCCCATGCGGCCGTTTTTCGTCGGTGCGGCGGTTCTTGCCATACTCGGCGCGTTGGTGTTTTTCATCAGCTCCGGTGCCGTCATTTTGAAATGAAACCAAATCAAAGCCGATTGAACCGTCGTCCACTTGGGTACGACCATCACGTCCGCCGGTTGCTGTTGCTGAAGTTTTGTAGAAAATTTTCATAATGTTTTCCTCAGTTTAATATTGGTTAATATGTTTTGGCGTACCGCCGTTGAAAGTGAGTTCATTATATTGAACGGCAATATGAAGTGTTATATGATTTATCCAAATTACTTGCCTATTTCTACAAAATTATGTTTTCAACTGAAACGATAGAACGCTTATTAAAAGTTATTCCACATAACGAACTCTATTCATCACCGATTAAAGGCTTATTTCTTCGCCATTCAGATCAACCATTTTGTTACGAAGGTATTATTCAAGAGCCGAGCATTTGCATCGTGTTAAGCGGAGAACGTGAAGTGCAGCTAGGCGAACAATGCTACCGATTTGATAATCAACATTTTATGTTTTGCCCAGTAAACATACCGATGCGTGGAGAGATTAAATATGCAGCGCCACAAAAGCCGTTTTTAGTGATGTCGATGAAAATTGATATTGAATGCGTTGGCAAGATTTTATTAGCAAATCCAAACCTTGCAGATGATGTTCAACAGGGCGATGAGGGTTTTGCACAATGGCATTTGGATGAATCTCTCAAAAATGCTGTTGAACGCTTATTGCTCTTGCACGAAAATCCAAAAGATATTGAGTTTCTTGCACCGCTTATCCAACAAGAAATATATTATCGACTCCTTACAGGCGAACAAGGTGGCAAATTTAAAGCCATGGTAAGCAATGGATCGCACACCAAAAAAATCGCCCAAGCCACCTATTATCTGCAACAACATTTTAGTGAAACCATTACCGTGGAAACCTTGGCAAATCTGAGCGGCATGTCATTATCTGGTTTTCACAGCCATTTTAAGAAGATAACCAGCCTTTCACCGCTGCAATATCAAAAATCCTTATGTCTAATGGAAGCCAGACGACTGATCTCACAAGAAGGGAGAGGCATTACCGAAGCCGCTTACCAAGTCGGCTACGAATCGCCTAGCCAATTCAGCCGTGAATACAAACGCTATTTCGGGCATGCGCCAAAGGGGGATATTAAATAGATGAGGCTTAAAGATAGGTTCAAAAACACTTAAAAATTTGACCGCTCTTAGTCATAAAAAATCCATCTTCAATACGAAGATGGATTTTTTGTTTATTTCCTTGAGATTGTTGTTATTTAACAACTTCCCCACAAATCATATTCATCAGAATTTGTGATGGTTACTTTAATCACGTCGCCAACTTTGACATTGATTCCGCTTAAATTATCTACATAAACTAACCCGTCGACTTCAGGGGCATCTGCTTTGGAGCGACCAATAATGCCTTCTTCGTCAATTTCATCCACTAATACATCAAGCGTTTTACCGATTTTTTGTTTTAAACGGTTTGCAGAAATTTCCTGTTGTAATTGCATGAAACGATGGAAACGTTCTTCTTTCACATCTTCTGGTACTTGGTCAGCCATCTCTGTTGCAGGTGCACCTTCAACTGGGCTGAATTTGAAACAGCCTACGCGATCAAGTTGGGCTTCTTTTAAGAAATCGAGCAATAATTGGAAATCTTCTTCTGTTTCACCTGGGAAACCGACAATAAAGGTGGAGCGTAATGTTAAATCTGGGCAAATTTCACGCCATTGTTTAATGCGTTCTAAAGTGCGGTCAATACTGCCCGGTCTTTTCATTGCTTTTAAGATTTTCGGGCTGGCGTGTTGTAATGGAATGTCTAAATACGGTAAGAGCGTGCCGTCTGCCATTAATGGAATTAAATCATCCACATGCGGATAGGGATACACATAATGTAAGCGAACCCAAATGCCAAGTTTGCCAAGCTGTTTACAAAGGGTCATTAAATCATTTTTAATTGGCATGCCATTCCAGAAAGCTGTTTTTACACCGCCCTCTTGGCGTTTTAAGTCCATGGAATAAGCAGAAGTATCTTGCGATACAACAAGCAATTCTTTTACGCCTGCTTCGGCTAAACGTTTTGCTTCGTCCAAAACTTGCGTAATAGAACGGCTTTCTAAATCACCACGCATAGATGGAATAATGCAGAACGTGCAACGGTGATCACAGCCTTCAGAGATCTTCAAATAGGCATAGTGCTTTGGTGTCAGTTTCACGCCTTGTTTGGGTACTAAGCTGGTGTAAGGGCTATGTGTCGGTTTTGGCACGTATTTGTGAACTTGCGCCATCACTGTTTCATAACTATGTGGGCCGCTGACTTCCAAAACTTTAGGATGCACTTCACGAATTTGGTCTTCTTTTGCCCCCAAACAGCCAGTCACGATAACTCGCCCATTTTCTTCTAATGCTTCACCAATCGCTTCTAGTGATTCCTGCACCGCACTATCAATAAAGCCACAAGTGTTCACAATCACTAAATCAACATTTTCATAGCTTGGCACAATGTTGTAACCATCGGTGCGTAGTTCCGTTAAGATTCGTTCAGAATCTACTAAGTTTTTTGGGCAACCAAGGCTTACAAAGCCAATGCTTGGGGTCGAATTTTGCATAAAATAACCGTTCTTTCGCTCTATAAAATTTCAAACGCAAGATTTTACTCAATTTTCGCAAGAAAGGCGATAAATTAAAGGCTTGGCAGGGTAAAGATTTTAAGCTAAGTGATGTAGAATAGACGATTATGTCAGACTTATTTTTATCATTATGGAAAATTCATCTTTACTTTTGACCGCACTTTTCGATCCTTATCATTTGATTATTTTTAGCAAAATGCTATTGGCGATGGTGCTTGGTAGTGTTATTGGCTTAGAGCGTGAGCTTAAGCGCAAACCTGTGGGCGTGAAAACTTGCGCCATTATTGCCGTCACCACTTGTGTGCTAACCATTGTTTCGATTCAAGCTGCAGAGCATTATGCGCAAGTTTCAGAAAATATTCGTACGGATCCGATGCGTCTTGCGGCTCAAGTGATTAGCGGAATCGGTTTTTTAGGTGCAGGTGTAATTTTGCATAAAAAAAATGATGCGATTTCAGGTTTAACCACTGCGGCGATTATTTGGGCTTCTGCGGGGATCGGCATTGCTGCTGGGGCAGGTTTTGTATTCGATGCGGTCATCGCAACGGTGATGATTTTGCTGTCTATTCGATTAAGTCCGCTGGTACAACGCTGGGTACATCGTAAATCACAACGTCGTCGGACAAAATTCAATATTCTTGTCAATGGTGCGGAAAGCATTGGAAAAGTCACTCAATTGTTAGTAAACAATCAGTATCGTATTGAACATATACAGGTGAAAGATCAAAGTAGTGGTGAAGTGCGGTTACAAATTCGCTGTTTTTCCATTGATTCCACAATGTTGAAAGATGCGTATGCATTGTTGAAAGCGGAAGAAGGCGTGATAAGTGTCGAAGTAGATAACTAGAAAAAGAGCGGTCAAGTTAAATTTTATTTTAAAATTGACCGCTCTTTTTTATTTCTTATTTAATTTCTTTCGCAAAATGTAAATTTCCATGAAAAATACTTGATTTTGCTAACGCTATCTTGTAATTAATAATTCTATTCAAACACAACAAACTAAGGAAACAACAATGAAAAATGTAGGCTTTATCGGTTGGCGCGGAATGGTGGGTTCCGTATTAATGGATCGTATGTCGCAGGAAAATGATTTTGCGAATCTTAATCCCGTATTTTTTACAACTTCACAAGCAGGTCAAAAAGCACCTGTATTTGGTGGCAAGGATGCAGGCGAACTTAAAAATGCATTCGATATTGAAGAACTCAAAAAATTAGACATTATCGTGACTTGCCAAGGTGGCGATTACACCAATGAAGTTTATCCAAAATTAAAAGCAACAGGTTGGGATGGTTATTGGGTTGATGCCGCTTCTGCACTACGCATGAAAGATGATGCAATTATTGTGCTTGATCCAGTAAACCAACACGTGATTTCTGAAGGTTTGAAAAAAGGTATTAAAACTTTCGTAGGTGGTAACTGTACCGTAAGCTTAATGCTTATGGCTATCGGCGGTCTATTTGAAAAAGATTTGGTGGAATGGATTTCTGTGGCAACTTACCAAGCGGCTTCAGGTGCTGGCGCAAAAAATATGCGTGAATTACTTTCACAAATGGGTTTATTAGAACAAGCGGTTTCAAGTGAATTAAAAGATCCTGCTTCATCTATTTTAGATATTGAACGTAAAGTGACGGCAGAAATGCGTTCTGATAGTTTCCCAACCGAAAACTTTGGTGCAGCATTAGGTGGCAGCTTAATCCCTTGGATTGACAAACTTCTTCCTGAAACAGGGCAAACTAAAGAAGAATGGAAAGGATATGTAGAAACCAACAAAATTTTAGGTTTAAGCGACAATCCAATTCCTGTGGATGGTTTATGTGTGCGTATTGGTGCATTACGTTGCCATAGCCAAGCATTCACCATTAAATTGAAAAAAGATTTGCCATTAGAAGAAATTGAACAAATTATTGCATCACATAATGAATGGGTAAAAGTGATTCCGAACGACAAAGAAACCACATTGCGTGAATTAACGCCAGTTAAAGTAACGGGTACATTAAGCGTACCGGTTGGTCGTTTACGTAAATTGGCTATGGGTCCTGAATATTTGGCTGCCTTTACTGTGGGTGACCAATTATTATGGGGTGCGGCAGAGCCAGTTCGCCGTATCTTAAAACAATTGGTTGCATAATTTGTAGAGTGCGTGAGGTAAAATCTCACGCACTTTTTCTTTCTTTTGCATGCGTTGATGTATCCCATCTAAAAACTTATGAATCGAGAATCCAACTTTACTCAATTTGCCTTTACCGAACTGTTACCTTTTTTTAATCAATTTCCAACGCAATATTTCACTGGCAAAAATAATGTTCAAATCGCTTATCGTCATTTAATCCACGCAAAAAGTGCGGGTAGAAAATTGATGATTTTGGTGAATGGCCGTGCTGAAAATATGTTGAAATGGTCAGAGCCCGCTTATGATTTTTATCATCAAGGCTATGATGTGTTGCTATTTGATCACCGAGGTCAAGGCTATTCAACCCATTTGCTGAAGGATTCTGAAAAAGGGCATTTAGATGAATTTCGTTTCTATGTTGATGATATGGCGAAAATCATCGAAAAAGTGACCGCACTTTTCAATTATTCCATGCAGCATTTGCTTGCTCATTCGATGGGTGCATTGATTGCAACGTATTATTTGGCAAATTGTGATCATCGCATTAATAAAGCTGTGCTTTCTTCGCCTTTTTACGGCATTCCTTTAAAACACACTATTAGAGATGAACTGATTATTGCCCTGATGAATATTTTAGGGCAGGGCGAGCGTTATGTTTTTGGTAAAGGGCCTTATCAACAAGCCCATTTGGAATACAATGAACTAAGTTTCTGTAAAACCAGAATGAAATGGATGAATCGTGTAAATCGTAAAAATCCAGCAATTCATCTTGGCGGACCAACGTTCCGTTGGGTACATTTGTGTTTAAATGCCATTAAACGCTTGCCGAAAGTTATTCCTAAGATTGAAATTCCAACCCTAATTTTACAAGCCGAAAAAGAAAAAATAGTAGATAACAAAAATCTTGAAAAATTAACCGCACTTTTTCCGAATGCTCAATGTAAAGTTGTATTCAATGCTAAACATGAGGTGTTATTTGAGCAAGATGAATTGAGACGGGAAACAATATCTAAGATTTTAGTATTTTTGAATGATGAGTAGATTTTTATTCAATAATATATTTAATGTGTAGATAAAATATTCAAACAGGTATGTTTTTCAAAAAATGGTTTGACATATTTTCTAAAAAACGTATTATACCGCTCACACCGATTGTGGTGAGATGGCCGAGCAGGCTGAAGGCGCTCCCCTGCTAAGGGAGTATGGGGTTAAAAAGCTCCATCGAGGGTTCGAATCCCTCTCTCACCGCCATTGTTTGTTTTATTTATTCTGCACCCGTAGCTCAGCTGGATAGAGTACTCGGCTACGAACCGAGCGGTCAGAGGTTCGAATCCTCTCGGGTGCGCCATTTTAAAACGGCTCTATCTTATTAAAGTGGTTATGAATAATTAAAGCATCATCTACGCACCCGTAGCTCAGCTGGATAGAGTACTCGGCTACGAACCGAGCGGTCAAAGGTTCGAATCCTTTCGGGTGCGCCATTTCATTTTATTCAAGCCTATTGATTTCCACTTACTTTCTAATAATCACAGTATTTGTTATATTGTACTTATCTTTTATTTGTAAAATTTTTAAATTATGACAAGACAATCTTTGCCTCGTGGTTTTAGTTTATTTTCCTGGGGATTAGCTATTTTTTGTGCCCCTGTATTGTTATGTCCGATGGCTCTGTTGCTTTCCACTACATTTGATAAAAATCCTAACTTAGAAACTTGGCAAGTTAATTTATTCTCAATATTTTTTTGGATTTACCCTATTATTCTTGCGGTGGTAGCTCGAATTTTATATCGCCTACATCAGAAAAAACCAAAATTGGCTTTTAAATTATTGGTATTAAGTGCGGTCATTTTTTATATAGCTTTAATTACGATTTGTAAAATCGGTTTATAAAAAAATCCTACGATAAAACGTAGGATTTTTTATGCTATTTTATTTTTTCTTTGTTGGGCGTTGCCAATCTTGAATATGGCGTTGAGGAACTCGTGTAATCACTAATTCATTTTCGCCAACATCACGTGTAATTGTTGTTCCAGCACCAATAGTTGCGCCATTTGCGACTTTCACTGGCGCGACTAATTGTGTATCAGATCCGACAAATACATCATCACCGATGATCGTTTTAAATTTATTTGCGCCATCGTAATTACAGGTGATGACACCCGCACCAATATTACAATTTGAGCCGATTTCTGAATCGCCAACATAGGTCAGGTGATTTACTTTAGAACCTTTACCAACGGTAGATTTTTTAATTTCTACAAAGTTACCGACATGCGTTTCTGCTGCAAGTTCCGCACCTGGGCGTAAACGAGAAAATGGACCAATTGCGGCTTTTTCTCCCACTACAGCATCCTCTAGCACTGAATAGGGTTTTATTTCTACATCATTGCCAATAACAACATTTTTCAATATGCAACCTGCGCCAATTTTTACGCGATCGCCGAGTTTAACACTACCTTCGATAACAACATTAACGTCGATTTCCACATCTTTTCCATGCTCTAATGTTCCACGTAGGTCAAAGCGAGCGGGATCGTAGATCATTATGCCTTCAAGTAATAGTTTGGAGGCTTGTTTATTTTGGAAATAACGTTCAAGTGCGGCTAATTGTAAGCGATTATTTGCGCCTTCAACTTCCATGACATCTGTTGCTTGTACAGCAACAACTTGGCAATTATCTTGGTTTGCGAGAGCAATAAGATCCGTTAAGTAATATTCGCCTTGAGCATTATTATTGCCTACACGAGCTAGCCATTTTTTGAAACTTGCGCCATCAGATACCATCACGCCAGTATTTACTTCTTTAATATTTAGTTGAGCTGCATTTGCATCTTTTTGTTCTACAATTGCTACAACATTCCCATTTTCACGGATAATTCGTCCATAGCCTGTTGGGTTATCTAAATTTACGGTAAGCAATGCAATGCCATTTTCTGGTTTTGCTTCAATTAATTTTTCTAATGTTTCTTTTGTTATTAATGGTGCATCGCCGTAAAGTACAACAATATTTTCGTTATCTTTAAAGAAAGGTGCCGCTTGTTGAACTGCATGTGCTGTGCCAAGTTGTTCTGTTTGTAATACCCAATTTACTTGTTCATTTGTAAGATGGGTACGCATTAAGTCCCCACCGTGGCCATAGATTAAATGAATATTTTCTGCGCCTAATTGATGAGCTGTATCAATTACATGTTTTACCATTGGTTTACCAGCTATTGTATGTAGAACTTTAGGTAAATCGGAATACATGCGCGTTCCTTTTCCGGCTGCTAAAATTACCGCACTTAATGCTTTTGTAGTCATAGATTTTCTCTTTATTTATCAATAATAATGGGAGATATTTTATCGTATAAAGGAGAAGATGATAAGTTTTTAACTTAAGGAAGTTGTGGCTTTGTAGATAGGAAAAAACCGATGGTTTCCCATCGGTTTTCTGAATTTTAAAGTGGTTAAAAGAGAAATTATTTAACTTCTACTTGTGCACCAGCTTCTTCTAATTCTTTCTTAAGTGCTTCAGCTTCTTCTTTAGAAACACCTTCTTTTAATGCTGCTGGAGCAGATTCAACTAAATCTTTAGCTTCTTTTAAGCCTAAACCAGTTGCACCACGTACTGCTTTGATTACTGCTACTTTGTTAGCACCAGCTGCTGCAAGAATTACGTCGAATTCAGTTTTTTCTTCTGCTGCCGCTGCGCCGCCTGCTGCTGGAGCTGCTGCTACTGCTGCCGCTGCTGAAACACCGAATTTTTCTTCCATCGCTGCGATTAATTCAACGATTTCAGTTACAGTTTTTGAAGCAATCGCTTCAATAATTTGTTCGTTAGTTAATGACATAACAATCAATTCCTAAAATAAATAAAGTTAGATGAAGTAAGAAACGCTTAATGATTAAGCTGCTTCTTGTAATTTGTCGCGTAATGCCGCGAAGGTGCGAGCAAGTTTGCCTGCTGCAGCTTCTTTCATTGTGCCCATTAAACGTGCAATCGCTTCTTCGTAAGTTGGTAATGTTGCCAAGAATTCAACATCTTGGATTTTACCTTCAAAGGCTGCACCTTTAATTTCAAACTTATCGTTTGCTTTAGCAAACTCTTTGAACAAACGAGCAGCTGCGCCCGGGTGTTCGTTAGAGAACGCGATAAGTGTTGGACCTACAAACGTATCTTTTAAGCATTCGTAATCTGTGCCTTCAACTGCGCGACGTAATAAAGTATTACGAACTACACGCATTGTAACGCCAGCTTCACGTGCTGATTTACGTAATTCAGTCATTTTATCAACAGTTACACCGCGAGAGTCCGCGATTACTGCTGAAAGTGCACCTTTGGCTGCTTCATTTACTTCAGCAACAATTGCTTGTTTGTCTTGAAGATTTAATGCCATTGGCTTTTAGCTCCTGAATACACTCCGATTACTCGGAATTAATTTACCTAATCCTAAGACTAGGATGACTTCGGCGCCCAGAAGCAAGAAAAATTCTTATTCTGTTCACCATCTACGTAGGATAATTAAGATTACTCCCCTACGGTCTTGGATGGGGCTTGAATAGGTCAAGCACCAACCAGAAATTTGTTAGATTGACTAACACAGGCGCAGGATTATAGAGAAAAGCTATGTTCTTGTAAAGAATATTGTTGGAAAAAGAGCCAAATTCCTATGATAGTTTCTCTACTAATTCCACTGCGGCCCCAATATAAGTAGCGGGTGTTAATTTTTGTAAACGTAATTTTTCTTCTTGTGGAATATCCAACTTATCAATAAATTCACGCATG comes from Haemophilus haemolyticus and encodes:
- a CDS encoding ATP-binding cassette domain-containing protein, with product MRLIAGLETPKSGTIRNTFRKTGFLFQENRLPENLTAMQNIAIFMDKPDEGEIIALAAKVGLTAGDLNKYPTELSGGMAKRVAFLRLLLCGCDLALLDEPFVGLDRDLRDILVAMLVEKIERQGMACMLVTHDRFEAACLSHEIMLLSTKGMNVQNVITLPTPLSERDSAFEEAVVAREFQGIHYYE
- a CDS encoding CadD family cadmium resistance transporter, coding for MFSTVITAAVLYIATAVDLLVILLIFFARANTRKEYRDIYIGQYLGSVILILVSLFLAFVLNYVPEKWVLGLLGLIPIYLGIKVAIYDDCEGEKRAKKELDEKGLSKLVGIVALVTVASCGADNIGLFVPYFVTLDLVDLLVTLLVFLILIFVLVYTAQRLANISGVGEIVEKFSRWIMAVIYIGLGLFIIIENNTIQTIISII
- a CDS encoding AraC family transcriptional regulator, whose translation is MLYDLSKLLAYFYKIMFSTETIERLLKVIPHNELYSSPIKGLFLRHSDQPFCYEGIIQEPSICIVLSGEREVQLGEQCYRFDNQHFMFCPVNIPMRGEIKYAAPQKPFLVMSMKIDIECVGKILLANPNLADDVQQGDEGFAQWHLDESLKNAVERLLLLHENPKDIEFLAPLIQQEIYYRLLTGEQGGKFKAMVSNGSHTKKIAQATYYLQQHFSETITVETLANLSGMSLSGFHSHFKKITSLSPLQYQKSLCLMEARRLISQEGRGITEAAYQVGYESPSQFSREYKRYFGHAPKGDIK
- the rimO gene encoding 30S ribosomal protein S12 methylthiotransferase RimO, encoding MQNSTPSIGFVSLGCPKNLVDSERILTELRTDGYNIVPSYENVDLVIVNTCGFIDSAVQESLEAIGEALEENGRVIVTGCLGAKEDQIREVHPKVLEVSGPHSYETVMAQVHKYVPKPTHSPYTSLVPKQGVKLTPKHYAYLKISEGCDHRCTFCIIPSMRGDLESRSITQVLDEAKRLAEAGVKELLVVSQDTSAYSMDLKRQEGGVKTAFWNGMPIKNDLMTLCKQLGKLGIWVRLHYVYPYPHVDDLIPLMADGTLLPYLDIPLQHASPKILKAMKRPGSIDRTLERIKQWREICPDLTLRSTFIVGFPGETEEDFQLLLDFLKEAQLDRVGCFKFSPVEGAPATEMADQVPEDVKEERFHRFMQLQQEISANRLKQKIGKTLDVLVDEIDEEGIIGRSKADAPEVDGLVYVDNLSGINVKVGDVIKVTITNSDEYDLWGSC
- a CDS encoding MgtC/SapB family protein; amino-acid sequence: MENSSLLLTALFDPYHLIIFSKMLLAMVLGSVIGLERELKRKPVGVKTCAIIAVTTCVLTIVSIQAAEHYAQVSENIRTDPMRLAAQVISGIGFLGAGVILHKKNDAISGLTTAAIIWASAGIGIAAGAGFVFDAVIATVMILLSIRLSPLVQRWVHRKSQRRRTKFNILVNGAESIGKVTQLLVNNQYRIEHIQVKDQSSGEVRLQIRCFSIDSTMLKDAYALLKAEEGVISVEVDN
- the asd gene encoding aspartate-semialdehyde dehydrogenase; the protein is MKNVGFIGWRGMVGSVLMDRMSQENDFANLNPVFFTTSQAGQKAPVFGGKDAGELKNAFDIEELKKLDIIVTCQGGDYTNEVYPKLKATGWDGYWVDAASALRMKDDAIIVLDPVNQHVISEGLKKGIKTFVGGNCTVSLMLMAIGGLFEKDLVEWISVATYQAASGAGAKNMRELLSQMGLLEQAVSSELKDPASSILDIERKVTAEMRSDSFPTENFGAALGGSLIPWIDKLLPETGQTKEEWKGYVETNKILGLSDNPIPVDGLCVRIGALRCHSQAFTIKLKKDLPLEEIEQIIASHNEWVKVIPNDKETTLRELTPVKVTGTLSVPVGRLRKLAMGPEYLAAFTVGDQLLWGAAEPVRRILKQLVA
- a CDS encoding alpha/beta fold hydrolase, which codes for MNRESNFTQFAFTELLPFFNQFPTQYFTGKNNVQIAYRHLIHAKSAGRKLMILVNGRAENMLKWSEPAYDFYHQGYDVLLFDHRGQGYSTHLLKDSEKGHLDEFRFYVDDMAKIIEKVTALFNYSMQHLLAHSMGALIATYYLANCDHRINKAVLSSPFYGIPLKHTIRDELIIALMNILGQGERYVFGKGPYQQAHLEYNELSFCKTRMKWMNRVNRKNPAIHLGGPTFRWVHLCLNAIKRLPKVIPKIEIPTLILQAEKEKIVDNKNLEKLTALFPNAQCKVVFNAKHEVLFEQDELRRETISKILVFLNDE
- a CDS encoding DUF5389 family protein, with the translated sequence MTRQSLPRGFSLFSWGLAIFCAPVLLCPMALLLSTTFDKNPNLETWQVNLFSIFFWIYPIILAVVARILYRLHQKKPKLAFKLLVLSAVIFYIALITICKIGL
- the glmU gene encoding bifunctional UDP-N-acetylglucosamine diphosphorylase/glucosamine-1-phosphate N-acetyltransferase GlmU — translated: MTTKALSAVILAAGKGTRMYSDLPKVLHTIAGKPMVKHVIDTAHQLGAENIHLIYGHGGDLMRTHLTNEQVNWVLQTEQLGTAHAVQQAAPFFKDNENIVVLYGDAPLITKETLEKLIEAKPENGIALLTVNLDNPTGYGRIIRENGNVVAIVEQKDANAAQLNIKEVNTGVMVSDGASFKKWLARVGNNNAQGEYYLTDLIALANQDNCQVVAVQATDVMEVEGANNRLQLAALERYFQNKQASKLLLEGIMIYDPARFDLRGTLEHGKDVEIDVNVVIEGSVKLGDRVKIGAGCILKNVVIGNDVEIKPYSVLEDAVVGEKAAIGPFSRLRPGAELAAETHVGNFVEIKKSTVGKGSKVNHLTYVGDSEIGSNCNIGAGVITCNYDGANKFKTIIGDDVFVGSDTQLVAPVKVANGATIGAGTTITRDVGENELVITRVPQRHIQDWQRPTKKK